From the Bdellovibrio reynosensis genome, one window contains:
- the eno gene encoding phosphopyruvate hydratase, which produces MSEIVSVVSREILDSRGNPTVEVEVTTAEGNVGRAAVPSGASTGAHEACELRDNDKNRFLGKGVYKAVDNIREKIAPEIMGLQVTEQVYLDKVLREIDGTENKSSLGANAILGVSLAVAKAAALDSNLPLYRYVGGSQACRLPVPLMNVLNGGAHANNGLDIQEFMIVPTVNNSYAESLRAGAEIFQTLKKILGKKGLSTAVGDEGGFAPKLGSNQEAMDLLMNAIVDAGYDPGQNVFLALDVASTELFKDGKYTWQGGQISPDELLGIYKSWAEKYPLISVEDGFSEDDWDSWVKATAQMGTTMQLIGDDLFVTNPKRLRMGLEKKAGNALLVKVNQIGTLTETFEAVNLAQRNKYRTIMSHRSGETEDVTIADLAVALNCHQIKTGSPCRGERTAKYNQLLRIEEDLGGMGVYWDKAAFR; this is translated from the coding sequence ATGTCTGAAATCGTCAGCGTCGTCTCTCGTGAAATTCTTGATAGCCGTGGTAATCCAACAGTTGAAGTTGAAGTAACAACTGCAGAAGGAAATGTCGGTCGTGCCGCAGTTCCATCTGGCGCATCAACAGGTGCCCATGAAGCCTGTGAGCTTCGTGACAACGACAAGAATCGCTTCCTTGGTAAAGGTGTTTATAAAGCGGTCGATAACATTCGTGAAAAGATCGCTCCAGAGATCATGGGCTTGCAAGTAACTGAACAAGTTTACTTAGATAAAGTTTTGCGCGAAATCGATGGTACTGAAAATAAATCTTCTTTAGGCGCCAATGCGATCCTAGGTGTTTCCCTTGCAGTAGCTAAAGCTGCGGCGTTGGATTCGAACTTGCCTTTATACCGCTACGTTGGTGGTTCACAAGCTTGCCGCTTGCCAGTTCCATTGATGAACGTTCTTAACGGTGGCGCCCACGCGAACAACGGCCTTGATATTCAAGAATTCATGATCGTTCCAACTGTGAATAACTCTTACGCTGAATCTCTTCGTGCGGGTGCAGAGATCTTCCAAACTTTGAAAAAGATTTTGGGTAAAAAAGGTCTTTCTACTGCAGTAGGTGATGAAGGTGGATTCGCTCCAAAATTAGGATCAAACCAAGAAGCAATGGACTTGCTAATGAATGCGATCGTTGATGCTGGCTATGACCCAGGTCAAAACGTATTCCTAGCTTTAGATGTGGCATCTACAGAGTTATTCAAAGACGGCAAATATACTTGGCAGGGTGGACAGATTTCTCCTGACGAACTTCTTGGCATCTACAAATCATGGGCTGAGAAATACCCATTGATCTCTGTCGAAGATGGTTTCTCTGAAGACGACTGGGATTCATGGGTGAAAGCGACTGCGCAAATGGGAACAACAATGCAATTGATCGGTGACGATCTTTTCGTAACAAATCCAAAACGTTTGCGCATGGGTTTAGAGAAAAAAGCCGGCAACGCATTGCTAGTCAAAGTAAACCAAATCGGTACTTTGACTGAAACATTCGAAGCTGTGAATTTGGCACAAAGAAATAAATACCGCACAATCATGTCTCACCGTTCAGGTGAAACTGAAGACGTAACAATTGCTGACCTAGCAGTGGCATTGAACTGCCATCAAATTAAAACGGGCAGTCCTTGCCGTGGTGAAAGAACTGCGAAGTACAACCAACTTCTTCGTATCGAAGAAGATCTTGGTGGCATGGGAGTATACTGGGACAAAGCCGCTTTCCGCTAA
- the polA gene encoding DNA polymerase I, which yields MKKLYLVDVSAMFFRAFYAIRPLTSPSGVPVNAIYGFLSMIIKLLKEENPEYLVFCYDRKEPSFRKELYADYKAHRSDMPEDLAKQVPYIKQLADVLGVPSYEIPGYEADDIIGGLTKWGRHHDMEVFIVSGDKDFGQLIQDHVYLYDTMKDVKYDAKGVFEKWGIRPDQFIDYLAIVGDASDNVPGVKGIGEKGAIKLLEQFKTLEDIYENIDKVEGKSVKEKLIASKENAFLSKKLVTIETNVAVSDDYNSYRLKPFKTEELKALLHELNFKTFEKSLFGTVSDAPATSLIRPAAVKRASQVKEATPAVSATLVITKEDRTFREGTTTTRDLAEFLSEGQILWGLSDTRGVFVGTETDVMEVSDFEYLGKLTDTFQIRWSGYDLKSFWHKIGAKTPVAGWDSQLAAYVLKAGDTSDFKEIYSKYMAENLPELLSPSELYNSHRNLAATLLNELRNVGSEKVYEEIDLPLVKVLLSMERLGVRIDKELLAQQSAELTEEIASLEKQIHSEAGESFNVGSPKQLGVILFEKLKLPVGKKTKTGYSTGEDVLSSLEHPIAKLILQWRELSKLKSTYVDALPTMISPKDDRVHTSFNQALTTTGRLSSTAPNLQNIPIRTLRGQKVREAFVAAPRMKLLSVDYSQIELRILAHISEDPNLIKAFQEDLDIHAATAAEVFGVPLNEVTSNQRRSAKAVNFGIAYGQGAFGLAENLGIPRGEAKDIIERYFTRFKGVKDYIEGTTKLAHEKGYVETLFGRRRYIDELKSSNNMLKKFGERAAINAPIQGTASDLVKKAMIEVFEKVPVRMLLQVHDELIFEGTEEDLNKHTQQLVHIMENVAKLKVPLKVNYEIGNNWNESH from the coding sequence ATGAAAAAGCTTTATCTAGTGGACGTAAGCGCGATGTTCTTTCGCGCGTTCTATGCGATTCGTCCCCTGACTTCTCCGTCTGGTGTACCGGTAAATGCCATCTATGGATTTTTATCGATGATCATCAAACTTCTTAAAGAAGAAAATCCAGAATACCTAGTTTTCTGTTACGACCGTAAAGAGCCTTCATTTCGTAAAGAATTGTATGCTGATTATAAAGCCCATCGTTCAGACATGCCGGAAGATCTTGCGAAGCAAGTTCCTTACATCAAGCAACTTGCTGACGTACTAGGTGTACCTTCCTATGAAATCCCTGGTTACGAAGCCGATGACATCATCGGTGGCTTAACTAAATGGGGCCGCCACCACGACATGGAAGTTTTCATTGTCAGTGGTGATAAAGATTTCGGTCAGTTGATTCAAGATCACGTGTACCTGTACGACACCATGAAAGATGTGAAGTACGACGCTAAAGGTGTATTTGAAAAATGGGGAATTCGCCCAGATCAATTCATCGATTATTTGGCCATCGTTGGTGATGCTTCTGATAACGTTCCAGGCGTAAAAGGCATTGGTGAAAAAGGCGCAATTAAGCTTCTGGAACAATTCAAAACTCTAGAAGATATTTACGAAAATATCGACAAGGTTGAAGGTAAAAGCGTTAAAGAAAAATTAATCGCTTCTAAAGAAAACGCTTTTTTATCAAAAAAATTAGTTACAATTGAAACGAATGTGGCGGTTTCAGACGACTACAACTCGTATCGCTTAAAGCCTTTCAAAACTGAAGAGCTTAAGGCGCTTTTGCATGAACTGAACTTTAAAACTTTCGAAAAAAGTTTATTCGGAACAGTCTCTGATGCACCGGCAACGTCATTAATTCGTCCCGCGGCAGTAAAGCGAGCGTCTCAGGTGAAAGAAGCGACTCCGGCGGTATCAGCGACTTTAGTAATTACTAAAGAGGATAGAACTTTTCGTGAAGGAACAACGACCACTCGAGATTTAGCTGAATTCCTTTCAGAAGGACAAATCCTTTGGGGCTTAAGCGACACTCGCGGTGTTTTCGTAGGTACAGAAACAGACGTGATGGAAGTTTCTGATTTTGAATACTTGGGTAAACTGACGGACACATTCCAAATTCGTTGGAGCGGATACGATCTAAAATCTTTCTGGCATAAAATTGGCGCAAAAACGCCGGTTGCGGGCTGGGATTCCCAACTTGCTGCTTATGTTTTAAAAGCCGGCGACACGTCTGATTTTAAAGAAATCTACAGCAAATACATGGCTGAAAACTTGCCAGAGCTTTTAAGCCCGTCGGAGCTTTACAATTCTCACCGCAACCTTGCAGCAACTTTGCTAAATGAACTGCGCAACGTGGGCAGTGAAAAGGTTTACGAAGAAATCGATTTGCCACTAGTAAAAGTTCTTCTATCCATGGAACGCCTGGGTGTTCGCATCGATAAAGAACTTCTGGCGCAACAAAGTGCAGAACTTACGGAAGAAATCGCTTCTTTAGAAAAACAAATACACTCTGAAGCAGGGGAGTCTTTCAACGTGGGAAGCCCTAAGCAATTAGGTGTTATTCTATTTGAAAAGTTAAAACTTCCAGTCGGGAAGAAAACGAAAACGGGTTATTCAACGGGCGAAGACGTCCTTTCGTCCCTAGAGCATCCAATTGCAAAACTCATCCTGCAATGGCGTGAACTTTCAAAGCTTAAATCCACTTACGTGGATGCTTTACCAACAATGATCAGCCCTAAGGATGATCGTGTTCACACAAGCTTCAACCAAGCTTTGACGACCACAGGCCGTTTATCAAGTACTGCGCCAAACTTGCAGAACATCCCGATTAGAACTTTACGTGGGCAAAAAGTGCGCGAAGCTTTCGTCGCAGCTCCAAGAATGAAGTTATTGTCTGTGGACTATTCCCAAATCGAACTGCGCATCTTAGCTCATATCAGTGAAGACCCAAATTTGATTAAGGCCTTCCAAGAAGACCTGGATATCCATGCGGCAACAGCAGCTGAAGTGTTCGGAGTTCCACTTAATGAAGTGACTTCCAATCAACGTCGTTCAGCGAAAGCTGTGAACTTCGGTATTGCCTATGGGCAAGGAGCTTTCGGTTTAGCAGAAAACCTGGGCATTCCAAGAGGTGAAGCAAAAGACATCATCGAAAGATACTTCACCAGATTTAAAGGCGTAAAAGACTACATCGAAGGCACAACAAAGCTAGCTCACGAAAAAGGCTACGTTGAAACCCTGTTTGGACGCCGCCGTTACATCGACGAATTGAAATCAAGCAACAACATGCTTAAAAAATTCGGCGAAAGAGCAGCGATCAACGCCCCAATCCAAGGAACAGCCAGTGACTTGGTTAAAAAAGCAATGATCGAGGTCTTCGAAAAAGTCCCTGTAAGAATGTTATTACAGGTACACGATGAATTGATCTTTGAAGGCACAGAAGAAGATTTAAATAAACACACGCAACAGCTAGTGCACATCATGGAAAACGTAGCAAAACTAAAAGTTCCACTGAAAGTAAACTACGAAATCGGCAACAACTGGAACGAATCCCACTAG
- a CDS encoding septum formation initiator family protein, with the protein MSYTEFAIGLRRFLNHPTKVASVCLIVFCVSIVLNGNVFRLWNLHRDFDRINSEISATKQNISTLSDQLKQAKDPSFIERQARDRLDLAGEDDLVFVFAEQD; encoded by the coding sequence ATGTCTTACACTGAATTTGCAATTGGCTTACGACGTTTTCTGAATCATCCAACGAAGGTTGCTTCGGTTTGTTTGATAGTGTTCTGTGTTTCTATCGTTTTAAATGGAAACGTTTTTCGTCTTTGGAATCTTCATCGTGACTTTGATCGCATCAATTCAGAGATTTCAGCAACAAAACAAAATATTTCAACGTTAAGTGATCAGCTTAAACAAGCGAAAGATCCTTCCTTCATCGAACGCCAAGCTCGCGATAGATTAGATCTGGCAGGTGAAGATGATCTTGTTTTCGTATTCGCAGAACAAGACTAA
- a CDS encoding helix-turn-helix domain-containing protein produces MIDNHSVNWNKEALKNLRLRLGWSRSDLARRLHCSYDLVESWESGADIESRAKSELQVLLVQAQALGDEVKSLPAAENECERKALEQIDFSKVKLDLE; encoded by the coding sequence ATGATTGATAATCACTCAGTAAATTGGAACAAAGAAGCTCTTAAAAATCTTCGTCTACGCCTTGGCTGGAGCCGTTCTGATCTTGCTCGTCGCCTTCATTGTTCCTATGACCTAGTTGAATCTTGGGAAAGCGGTGCCGACATTGAATCTCGCGCAAAAAGTGAATTACAAGTCTTGCTGGTGCAAGCTCAGGCGTTGGGTGACGAAGTGAAGTCCCTTCCTGCCGCAGAAAATGAATGTGAGCGCAAAGCCTTAGAGCAAATCGATTTTTCGAAAGTAAAGTTAGACTTAGAATAG